One Nostoc sp. UHCC 0302 DNA window includes the following coding sequences:
- the dnaG gene encoding DNA primase — protein MQIPRLHPDTIEEVKLRADIVDVVSEYVVLRKRGKDFVGLCPFHDEKSPSFTVSQTKQMYYCFGCQAGGNAIKFVMELGKRSFAEVVLDLARRYQVPVQTLEPEQRQELQRQLSLREQLYEVLASTAQFYQHALRQSQGQKAIEYLQSNRRLKEETIQQFGLGYAPASWETLHRYLVEDKHYPVQLVEKAGLIKARKEGGGYYDVFRDRLMIPIRDVQGRVIAFGGRTLTDEQPKYLNSPETELFSKGKTLFALDQAKSGISQVDQAVVVEGYFDAIALHAAGINNTVASLGTALSLEQVRLVLRYTESKQLVLNFDADKAGTNAAERAIGEIAELAYKGEVQLKILNLPDGKDADEYLHSHTADNYRQLLENASLWLDWQIQQITKDRDLKQATDFQQVTQQLVKLLKNIDNSDTLNYYISRCAEILSLGDTRLIPLRVENLFTQIAPPGSRNLAPVTTTRLRKQQALAAKQSLVTGDRTLLEQAEALLLLIYLHCPEQRQAIVNELEERDLQFSLSHHRFLWRQILESTGEQVNLVSTIQDRYLELSEELGLVSHLFHLNEKSKKEVLRTPQVIQAAIACMERVLREKRYRHFLELWQQTDSEAEPERYQSYYQALYAEKLRLQELDRLRQFSITDLL, from the coding sequence ATGCAAATCCCCCGCTTGCACCCAGACACAATTGAAGAAGTTAAACTCCGGGCTGACATTGTAGATGTCGTCTCTGAGTACGTAGTTTTACGCAAGCGCGGGAAAGATTTCGTTGGTTTATGTCCCTTCCATGATGAAAAATCTCCCAGCTTTACTGTCAGCCAAACCAAGCAAATGTACTATTGCTTCGGCTGTCAAGCTGGAGGCAATGCCATTAAGTTTGTCATGGAATTGGGAAAGCGCTCTTTTGCGGAAGTAGTGCTAGATTTAGCACGGCGTTACCAAGTGCCTGTGCAAACCCTGGAACCAGAACAAAGGCAAGAATTACAACGTCAATTGTCTTTGCGTGAGCAGTTATATGAAGTTCTCGCTTCAACAGCACAGTTTTATCAACACGCCCTGAGACAATCTCAAGGACAGAAGGCGATTGAGTATTTGCAATCTAACCGCCGACTCAAGGAAGAAACTATTCAACAGTTTGGCTTAGGTTATGCGCCCGCCAGTTGGGAAACACTGCATCGCTATTTGGTAGAAGATAAACACTACCCAGTGCAACTAGTAGAAAAAGCAGGGTTGATTAAAGCGCGTAAGGAAGGGGGCGGTTATTATGATGTGTTTCGCGATCGCCTCATGATTCCCATCCGCGATGTGCAAGGGCGCGTCATCGCTTTCGGGGGGAGAACTCTTACCGACGAACAACCCAAGTACTTAAATTCCCCAGAAACGGAACTTTTTAGTAAAGGGAAAACATTATTTGCCCTAGATCAAGCCAAATCTGGGATTTCTCAAGTTGATCAAGCAGTGGTAGTGGAGGGATATTTTGATGCGATCGCTCTCCATGCAGCTGGGATTAACAACACCGTCGCCTCACTCGGCACGGCATTAAGCTTGGAGCAAGTAAGGTTAGTATTACGGTATACTGAATCTAAACAATTGGTACTCAACTTTGACGCTGATAAAGCTGGGACAAATGCCGCAGAAAGAGCGATCGGTGAAATAGCGGAACTGGCATATAAAGGCGAAGTCCAGCTAAAGATTCTCAACCTCCCAGATGGCAAAGATGCTGATGAATATTTGCATAGCCACACAGCAGACAACTATCGCCAACTGTTAGAGAATGCCTCACTTTGGCTTGACTGGCAAATTCAGCAAATTACGAAAGACCGTGACTTAAAACAGGCTACTGATTTTCAGCAAGTAACTCAGCAATTAGTAAAATTACTAAAAAATATAGACAACAGCGATACCCTTAACTACTATATTTCTCGTTGTGCAGAAATACTTAGCTTAGGGGATACCAGACTTATACCTTTACGAGTAGAAAATCTGTTCACTCAAATTGCTCCGCCGGGGTCGCGAAACCTTGCGCCTGTGACAACAACACGGCTACGCAAGCAGCAAGCTTTAGCAGCCAAGCAATCTCTTGTAACTGGCGATCGCACTCTTTTAGAACAAGCAGAGGCTTTGTTGCTGCTAATTTATCTGCATTGTCCAGAACAACGCCAAGCAATTGTGAATGAACTTGAGGAACGAGACTTACAATTTAGTCTTTCGCACCACCGATTTTTGTGGCGACAGATTTTAGAATCTACTGGAGAGCAGGTAAATTTAGTCTCAACTATTCAAGACAGATATTTAGAGTTGTCTGAGGAATTGGGATTAGTGTCCCATTTGTTTCATCTGAATGAGAAAAGTAAGAAAGAAGTGCTTCGTACTCCCCAAGTAATTCAAGCTGCGATCGCTTGTATGGAAAGAGTATTACGAGAAAAACGCTATCGCCACTTCTTGGAACTTTGGCAGCAAACCGATTCAGAAGCTGAACCAGAGCGATATCAATCTTATTATCAAGCTTTATATGCTGAAAAACTGCGCCTTCAGGAACTAGACCGCTTGCGGCAATTTTCCATTACAGACTTACTCTAG
- a CDS encoding pentapeptide repeat-containing protein — translation MNIRLNTRIWASILSLLLWGIFGITAFIGFAPTALALEYNKEILIEADFSGRDLTDSSFTKANLRQSNFSHANLSGISFFAANLESANLEGADLRNATLDSARLIRANLTNALLEGAFAANAKFDGAIIDGADFTDVLLRQDEQNKLCKVAKGTNPTTGRDTRDTLFCP, via the coding sequence ATGAATATTAGGTTAAACACCCGAATTTGGGCAAGCATACTCAGTTTATTGCTTTGGGGAATATTTGGCATTACAGCATTTATCGGTTTTGCTCCAACTGCTTTAGCACTCGAATACAATAAGGAAATTTTAATTGAGGCTGATTTTTCAGGACGTGATTTAACAGACTCCAGCTTTACTAAAGCTAATCTCCGCCAGAGCAACTTCAGCCATGCTAACTTAAGTGGCATTAGCTTTTTTGCTGCAAATTTAGAGTCGGCAAATTTGGAGGGAGCTGATCTCAGAAATGCGACTTTAGATTCGGCTCGCCTGATTAGAGCAAATTTGACAAATGCGCTGTTAGAGGGTGCATTTGCTGCTAATGCTAAATTTGATGGTGCAATTATTGACGGAGCAGATTTTACTGATGTGCTACTGCGTCAGGATGAGCAAAATAAATTGTGCAAAGTTGCTAAAGGTACTAACCCAACTACAGGAAGAGACACGCGTGATACATTGTTTTGTCCTTAA
- a CDS encoding YraN family protein: protein MTNRPPSHYPDIGHLGEDLVAQWLQSTGWVILHRRFSSRWGEIDIIAQYNKGAEEQRLPPLNTQHSTLAFVEVKTRSSGNWDAGGRSAVTAQKQAKLWRTAEMFLAQYPDKADYPCRFDVAIVYCQRISKNLIGVTVTQEFLATASIAGYKFKLQEYIPAAFDSLIDNG, encoded by the coding sequence ATGACTAACCGTCCTCCATCTCATTATCCTGATATTGGTCACCTTGGAGAAGACTTAGTAGCCCAATGGTTGCAATCTACTGGTTGGGTAATTTTGCACCGACGCTTTTCTAGCCGCTGGGGAGAAATTGATATTATTGCCCAATATAACAAAGGAGCAGAGGAGCAGAGACTTCCTCCGCTCAACACTCAGCACTCTACACTGGCATTTGTTGAAGTGAAAACTCGCAGTTCAGGTAATTGGGATGCAGGGGGAAGAAGTGCAGTTACGGCACAAAAGCAAGCAAAACTCTGGCGTACGGCTGAGATGTTTTTGGCTCAGTACCCTGATAAAGCAGATTACCCGTGTCGATTTGATGTTGCTATTGTCTACTGTCAACGGATTTCAAAAAACCTGATTGGGGTTACTGTTACCCAGGAATTTTTAGCTACTGCATCAATAGCTGGATACAAGTTTAAGCTGCAAGAATACATTCCAGCAGCTTTCGACTCTTTAATTGATAATGGGTAA
- the queA gene encoding tRNA preQ1(34) S-adenosylmethionine ribosyltransferase-isomerase QueA codes for MEQQLAQADLNNTSSPQAKDVELDCSIAGYDYELPPELIAQNPAVPRDSSRLLVVNSRTTGNETAALNHIFRDLPELLQPGDLLIMNNTKVIPARLYGRKSTGAEIEVLLLEERQHNCWLALVKPGKRFKRGAKIIFEAKRFSFSGSGRVGEWGSGGENNSSFPPSPPLPVSPSSSLTATVIETDAATGGRLLQFDVPEGKTLVQLLEIFGEVPLPPYITASEAGDDQYQTVYAKQPGAIAAPTAGLHFTPELLEKLQNRGINQAFVTLHVGVGTFRPVEVEDVTTHQMHEEWIEVPAATVEQIRATKAAGGRIIAVGTTAVRALEGASQSGDLQPFCGKTDLFIYPGYEWRVVDGLITNFHLPRSSLLMLVSALIGRQRLLNIYKEAIASRYRFYSFGDAMLILPEAVEVQTR; via the coding sequence ATGGAGCAACAATTAGCACAAGCCGATTTGAATAATACTTCTAGCCCACAAGCAAAAGATGTCGAATTAGATTGTTCGATAGCTGGGTATGATTATGAACTACCTCCTGAACTGATTGCCCAAAATCCAGCAGTTCCTAGAGATAGTTCGCGGTTATTGGTAGTGAATTCTCGCACTACAGGCAATGAAACAGCTGCTTTGAATCACATTTTCCGTGATTTACCTGAGCTATTACAGCCTGGGGATTTACTGATAATGAATAATACGAAAGTCATTCCCGCGCGGTTGTATGGCCGTAAATCTACTGGTGCAGAAATCGAAGTATTGCTGTTGGAAGAACGGCAACATAACTGCTGGTTAGCCCTAGTTAAACCAGGAAAACGCTTTAAACGGGGAGCGAAGATTATTTTTGAGGCAAAGAGATTTTCTTTTTCAGGGAGTGGGAGAGTGGGGGAATGGGGGAGTGGGGGAGAAAATAATTCTTCTTTCCCCCCCTCTCCCCCTCTCCCTGTCTCCCCCTCTTCTTCCTTGACGGCTACGGTTATAGAAACAGACGCAGCGACTGGGGGACGTTTGTTGCAATTTGATGTACCAGAGGGAAAAACTTTGGTACAGCTTTTGGAAATATTCGGTGAAGTACCTCTTCCACCCTACATCACTGCTTCGGAAGCTGGTGATGACCAGTACCAGACAGTTTATGCTAAACAACCAGGAGCGATCGCAGCTCCGACAGCAGGGCTACACTTTACACCAGAATTACTAGAAAAGTTGCAAAATCGTGGAATTAATCAAGCTTTTGTGACGCTGCACGTAGGTGTTGGGACTTTTCGCCCTGTGGAAGTGGAGGATGTGACTACCCACCAAATGCATGAAGAATGGATTGAAGTCCCGGCGGCAACGGTGGAGCAAATTCGTGCCACTAAAGCAGCTGGCGGTCGAATTATTGCTGTGGGAACAACGGCAGTACGTGCCTTAGAAGGAGCGTCACAATCTGGCGATTTACAGCCATTTTGCGGCAAGACTGACCTGTTTATCTATCCTGGCTATGAATGGCGGGTGGTAGATGGTTTAATTACAAATTTTCACTTGCCACGTTCCAGTTTGCTGATGCTGGTGAGTGCGCTAATTGGTAGACAACGGTTGTTAAATATATACAAAGAAGCGATCGCTTCTCGTTATCGCTTTTATTCCTTTGGTGATGCCATGCTGATTTTGCCAGAAGCCGTAGAAGTACAGACGCGATGA
- a CDS encoding tetratricopeptide repeat protein, producing the protein MYKQHQLQQWFCCFPTVVCHQVSNWQKPHLNLLCAASAILVLAAPIITNFPGSKLLAESVISQDLQAASFYQQGVTRYNRNDLEGAENAFRQALQHDPNLGAARNFLGNILMQQNRLDAAVEEYAQAVKINPNFSEAYYNLGLALHRQGEKEAAITMYKQALLIDPTRAAAQYNLGLALYQQGQLEPAIAAYQQAINLDRNNANAYFNLALALQEQGKAEEAIAAYRQVLQLDPKNTTAYSNLGSLIALQGQPSEAIAVYLQAIRQNPKNASAFYNLGVTLYNQGDLKKASAALKRARNEYRQQGNVEQVDKIEQLIQQIAQKREQPQASQTATPSQTSTPTSNVAPTPESQTLKQPEIPQEKHAIPSDVPEVEQQPTLLSPSK; encoded by the coding sequence ATGTATAAACAGCATCAACTTCAACAGTGGTTTTGCTGCTTTCCCACGGTGGTATGTCACCAAGTTTCTAATTGGCAAAAGCCGCACCTCAATCTTCTCTGTGCTGCATCTGCGATTTTAGTTTTGGCTGCACCAATAATTACTAATTTCCCAGGAAGCAAGCTGCTGGCAGAAAGTGTGATTTCTCAGGATCTCCAAGCAGCTAGCTTTTACCAGCAGGGAGTCACGCGATATAACCGCAATGATTTAGAGGGTGCAGAGAATGCTTTTCGCCAAGCGTTGCAGCATGACCCCAATCTTGGGGCAGCACGGAATTTTTTGGGCAATATCTTGATGCAGCAAAATCGCTTAGACGCAGCGGTAGAAGAATACGCCCAAGCGGTTAAAATTAATCCCAATTTTAGTGAAGCTTATTACAACTTAGGGTTAGCGTTGCACCGACAAGGAGAAAAAGAAGCAGCGATTACTATGTATAAACAGGCCCTTTTGATAGATCCTACAAGGGCAGCAGCTCAGTATAATTTGGGATTAGCATTGTACCAACAAGGACAGTTAGAGCCTGCGATCGCTGCATACCAACAAGCAATTAATTTAGATAGGAACAATGCAAATGCTTACTTTAACTTAGCACTTGCCTTGCAAGAACAAGGAAAAGCAGAGGAAGCGATCGCAGCTTATCGGCAAGTCTTGCAACTAGACCCTAAAAATACCACAGCTTATAGCAACTTGGGAAGTTTGATAGCACTGCAAGGTCAACCATCTGAGGCTATTGCTGTTTATCTACAAGCTATTCGCCAAAATCCCAAGAATGCCTCAGCTTTCTACAACTTGGGTGTGACTTTATACAATCAAGGTGATCTCAAGAAAGCTAGTGCAGCCTTGAAACGCGCCCGTAACGAGTACCGTCAACAAGGCAATGTTGAGCAAGTTGATAAAATTGAGCAGCTAATACAGCAAATTGCTCAGAAAAGAGAACAACCTCAAGCTAGTCAAACAGCCACTCCTTCCCAAACTTCGACCCCTACTAGTAATGTAGCGCCAACACCTGAGTCACAAACACTAAAGCAACCAGAAATCCCTCAAGAGAAACACGCAATTCCTAGCGATGTGCCTGAAGTTGAACAACAGCCTACTTTATTAAGCCCTAGTAAATAA
- a CDS encoding TrkA family potassium uptake protein, whose amino-acid sequence MNLSSLSFFRSLRKDNHQFAVIGLGRFGRSVCSTLHKFGYQVLATDIDEKRVSEALTEEIVAHALQLDSTEPAALREAGVFEFDTVIVAIGNYIQESIITTLNVKEAGVPHVVAKASSEVHCKLLRRVGADHVVFPEYEAGCALARTLTKPAILERFDLDPDNSIVELIVPDEFHGKTISELQLRNRYGLNLLAVSQDGKFQINPEPTKRLERGSAMVVIGCNKDINRLPI is encoded by the coding sequence GTGAATTTGTCATCATTAAGTTTTTTTCGCAGTTTACGTAAAGATAACCACCAGTTTGCTGTAATTGGGTTAGGTCGTTTTGGTCGGTCTGTCTGTTCAACACTGCACAAATTCGGCTATCAAGTACTAGCTACAGATATTGATGAAAAACGGGTTTCAGAAGCATTAACAGAAGAAATAGTTGCTCATGCCTTGCAGCTAGACTCTACCGAACCAGCCGCACTAAGAGAAGCTGGAGTTTTTGAATTTGATACAGTAATTGTGGCGATTGGCAACTATATTCAGGAAAGTATTATCACTACACTGAATGTGAAAGAAGCTGGTGTACCCCACGTAGTTGCTAAAGCTTCAAGTGAAGTTCATTGTAAGCTATTGCGGCGAGTGGGAGCAGATCATGTTGTTTTTCCTGAGTACGAAGCGGGTTGTGCCTTAGCGCGTACACTTACTAAACCAGCAATTTTAGAGCGATTTGATCTCGACCCAGATAATAGTATTGTAGAGTTGATTGTTCCTGATGAATTTCATGGTAAAACTATCAGCGAACTTCAACTTCGTAACCGCTATGGTTTGAATTTGCTGGCAGTGAGCCAAGATGGTAAATTTCAAATTAATCCTGAGCCGACTAAGCGATTAGAACGCGGTTCAGCAATGGTAGTTATTGGCTGCAACAAAGATATTAATCGCTTGCCAATTTAA
- a CDS encoding TrkH family potassium uptake protein: MTVSRTVCLGFLAVIAMGTILLMMPFSTSNGSWNDPIVALFTSTSAVCVTGLSVVDPGTYFSFWGQLFITLLVQIGGLGYMTSTTFLILLIGRRFDLRQKIAIQQALDRPGISGSAQVIRSIIATTLIFEITGTFLLLPAFVPNYGWDKGLWLAIFHSINSWNNAGFSLFKDNLIGYQSSFLVVFTVTILIIFGGIGYQVILEMYIWLRDRFQKKPAKLVLSLDFKVATSTTILLLFIGTIAFLCIEARNPETFGSLNLRDQLLLAWFQSVTPRTAGFNTIDIGKMTTAGLFITIALMFLGASPGGTGGGIKTTTLRVLTSCTQAILQGKEEVLLYERKIAIPLILKAVGVLVGSIAIVILSTIFIAVTDPELDFIQILFEVVSAFATVGLSTGITASVSTAAKLILVITMYIGRVGVLLLMSAALGDPRPSRIRYPEENLLVG, encoded by the coding sequence ATGACTGTTTCTCGCACAGTTTGCTTAGGATTTCTAGCTGTCATCGCAATGGGAACAATCCTGCTAATGATGCCTTTCTCAACTAGCAATGGTAGTTGGAATGACCCAATTGTCGCATTGTTCACCTCAACATCCGCAGTTTGTGTTACTGGTTTATCAGTAGTTGATCCTGGTACTTATTTTTCTTTTTGGGGGCAGTTGTTTATTACACTGTTAGTTCAAATTGGCGGGTTGGGCTACATGACAAGCACCACTTTTTTAATTTTGCTAATTGGGCGTAGGTTTGACCTACGGCAAAAAATAGCAATTCAACAAGCTTTAGACCGACCAGGAATCAGCGGTAGCGCTCAAGTAATTCGTTCAATTATTGCCACAACTCTCATTTTTGAAATTACTGGAACATTTTTGCTTTTACCAGCTTTTGTCCCTAATTATGGATGGGATAAAGGATTGTGGTTAGCTATTTTTCATAGTATTAATTCTTGGAATAATGCAGGTTTTAGTTTATTTAAAGATAACTTGATTGGTTATCAGTCATCTTTTTTAGTAGTATTTACTGTAACCATACTAATTATCTTTGGGGGAATAGGTTATCAAGTAATTTTAGAAATGTACATTTGGTTACGCGATCGCTTCCAGAAAAAACCAGCTAAATTAGTACTTTCACTAGATTTTAAAGTGGCAACCAGCACAACAATATTGCTATTATTTATAGGAACAATTGCCTTTTTATGTATAGAGGCAAGAAATCCTGAAACCTTTGGATCTTTAAATCTTCGTGACCAGTTGTTATTAGCTTGGTTTCAATCAGTTACTCCTAGAACTGCTGGTTTTAACACCATTGATATCGGCAAAATGACCACTGCGGGTCTATTTATTACCATTGCGCTGATGTTTCTTGGTGCTAGCCCTGGCGGTACAGGAGGCGGTATTAAAACTACAACTTTGAGAGTATTGACCAGTTGCACTCAAGCAATTCTTCAAGGAAAAGAAGAAGTTTTATTATATGAACGCAAAATAGCAATACCTTTAATTTTAAAAGCTGTTGGTGTATTGGTTGGTTCAATAGCGATCGTTATTTTATCTACAATTTTTATTGCCGTCACAGATCCAGAACTAGATTTTATCCAAATTCTGTTTGAAGTAGTATCAGCTTTCGCCACCGTGGGCCTTTCTACAGGCATCACCGCTAGTGTTTCCACAGCAGCAAAACTTATATTAGTTATTACTATGTATATTGGCAGAGTCGGTGTATTACTACTCATGTCAGCAGCACTAGGAGACCCGCGACCAAGCAGAATTCGCTATCCTGAAGAGAATTTACTAGTGGGATAG
- a CDS encoding methyltransferase domain-containing protein, which yields MSATLYQQIQQFYDASSGLWEQIWGEHMHHGYYGADGTQQKDRRQAQIDLIEEILNWAGVQTAENILDVGCGIGGSSLYLAEKFNAKATGITLSPVQASRATERALEANLSLRTQFQVANAQAMPFADNSFDLVWSLESGEHMPDKTKFLQECYRVLKPSGKLIMVTWCHRPTDNLPLTADEQKHLQDIYRVYCLPYVISLPEYERIARQLPLNNIRTADWSQAVAPFWNVVIDSAFTPQALWGLLNAGWTTIQGALSLGLMRRGYERGLVRFGLLSGVK from the coding sequence ATGAGTGCTACACTTTACCAGCAAATACAGCAATTCTATGATGCTTCTTCCGGTCTGTGGGAACAGATTTGGGGCGAACATATGCACCACGGCTATTACGGCGCTGATGGTACACAACAAAAAGACCGCCGTCAGGCTCAAATTGATTTAATTGAAGAAATCCTGAATTGGGCAGGGGTACAGACGGCAGAAAATATCCTGGATGTTGGTTGTGGTATTGGTGGCAGTTCTTTATACCTAGCAGAAAAGTTTAATGCTAAAGCGACAGGTATTACACTGAGTCCTGTACAAGCCTCTAGAGCAACAGAACGAGCTTTGGAAGCTAATTTGAGTCTAAGAACACAATTCCAGGTGGCAAATGCTCAAGCAATGCCCTTTGCTGATAATTCTTTTGACTTGGTTTGGTCACTGGAAAGTGGTGAACATATGCCAGATAAAACCAAGTTTCTCCAAGAGTGCTATCGGGTACTGAAACCAAGTGGCAAGTTAATTATGGTGACTTGGTGTCATCGACCGACGGATAATTTACCATTAACGGCGGATGAACAAAAGCACTTGCAGGATATTTATCGAGTCTATTGTTTGCCTTATGTGATTTCTTTGCCAGAGTATGAAAGAATTGCGCGTCAACTTCCGTTAAACAATATCCGGACTGCTGATTGGTCGCAAGCTGTTGCCCCATTTTGGAATGTGGTGATTGATTCCGCGTTTACTCCCCAAGCGCTTTGGGGCTTACTAAATGCCGGTTGGACTACCATCCAAGGGGCGTTGTCGCTTGGATTAATGCGTCGCGGTTATGAACGCGGGTTAGTCCGGTTTGGCTTATTATCTGGTGTTAAGTAA
- a CDS encoding ubiquitin-like small modifier protein 1, with product MTVKVLVPTVLQSLTHNQATIESNGSTITELLDSLEQSFPGFKSRLCDEKGQLRRFVNFYLNDEDIRHLDGADTHLKDGDEVSIVPAVAGG from the coding sequence ATGACCGTAAAAGTTTTAGTTCCTACTGTTCTTCAAAGTTTGACTCATAACCAAGCTACTATCGAATCCAATGGCAGTACCATTACTGAACTTTTGGATTCTTTAGAACAAAGCTTTCCTGGCTTCAAATCGCGATTGTGTGATGAAAAAGGACAGCTACGGCGGTTTGTGAATTTTTACCTGAATGACGAAGATATCCGCCATTTAGATGGAGCAGATACACACTTGAAAGATGGTGATGAAGTAAGTATTGTACCTGCTGTTGCAGGTGGCTGA